A stretch of Deltaproteobacteria bacterium RBG_16_64_85 DNA encodes these proteins:
- a CDS encoding ABC transporter ATP-binding protein gives MTLLELANVGKRFGGLAAVDGVSFSVEEGEILGLIGPNGAGKTTLFNLITSIFPPSGGHVLFRGEPIEGLRPNSITRKGISRTFQNIRLFAQMTARENVMVGRHARSRAGIWGSVLKTGSQRAEEAQIREKTGELLALMGLAGFEEFPAGKLPYGHQRRLEIARALAAEPKLLLLDEPAAGMNESETREIHQSILTIRALGVTVLLIEHDMSLVMKVCDRLVVLNFGQKIAEGTPEEIRVNPEVVEAYLGREEDDGNA, from the coding sequence ACGCTTCGGAGGCCTCGCGGCCGTGGACGGAGTATCTTTCTCTGTCGAGGAAGGGGAAATCCTGGGGCTGATCGGCCCCAACGGCGCCGGCAAGACGACCCTGTTCAACCTCATCACCTCGATCTTCCCGCCGAGCGGCGGCCATGTCCTCTTCCGCGGGGAACCCATCGAGGGTCTCAGGCCCAACTCCATTACGCGCAAGGGGATCAGCCGGACGTTCCAGAACATCCGCCTGTTCGCGCAGATGACGGCGCGGGAGAACGTCATGGTCGGAAGGCACGCCAGGAGCCGCGCGGGGATCTGGGGGAGCGTCCTCAAGACGGGAAGCCAGAGGGCCGAGGAGGCGCAGATCCGGGAAAAAACCGGCGAATTGCTCGCGCTCATGGGCCTTGCCGGCTTCGAGGAGTTCCCCGCCGGAAAGCTCCCCTACGGGCACCAGAGACGCCTGGAAATCGCACGGGCGCTGGCGGCCGAGCCGAAGCTTCTCCTCCTGGACGAGCCGGCGGCGGGCATGAACGAGAGCGAAACCCGCGAAATCCACCAGTCGATCCTCACGATCCGCGCACTCGGTGTCACGGTCCTGCTGATCGAGCACGACATGTCGCTGGTCATGAAGGTGTGCGACCGGCTGGTCGTGCTGAATTTCGGCCAGAAGATCGCGGAAGGCACCCCGGAAGAGATCCGCGTCAACCCGGAAGTGGTCGAAGCCTACCTCGGAAGGGAGGAGGACGACGGAAATGCTTGA